One part of the Sorangiineae bacterium MSr11954 genome encodes these proteins:
- a CDS encoding DUF4919 domain-containing protein, with protein MQYRVLRCRKVTDRTRGHGGCRVVNVGALFCLQAPFARRILGRASPQSAAFVCAERTMRLHLVHPLCFILLVHCDAAKSHAPRAENGVPPPAAAVSVAPGAVATGPSALAIRGTTYETYEERVARIRAGDRNVDFRELRVAYLRSASYPKSKRDVDELSVLEKEMLAAVKKGDAETIIARCDAFIERDFIDLGAHRLLKHAHKQLGHRDLAEFHRFVELGLLSSITAGHDGKSPATAWHVVRIKEEYFILRMLGAEPQLQRLQFIDGHNYDVMETIDEKTKQNATYYFNIDIHIEALAGRLSPGTNL; from the coding sequence TTGCAATATCGTGTTTTGCGATGTCGTAAGGTGACTGATCGTACGCGTGGCCATGGTGGTTGCCGGGTAGTGAATGTGGGCGCTCTTTTTTGCCTGCAGGCACCGTTTGCGCGACGCATACTTGGTCGGGCGTCGCCGCAATCGGCGGCGTTCGTGTGCGCGGAGAGAACCATGCGCCTCCACCTCGTTCATCCGTTGTGCTTTATTTTGCTCGTCCATTGCGATGCTGCGAAATCGCATGCTCCCCGAGCCGAGAACGGGGTGCCTCCTCCGGCCGCGGCGGTATCCGTTGCGCCTGGCGCCGTCGCGACGGGGCCATCCGCGTTGGCAATTCGGGGGACGACGTATGAGACGTACGAGGAAAGGGTGGCCCGTATTCGCGCGGGTGATCGCAACGTGGACTTCAGGGAGCTTCGCGTCGCATATCTGAGGAGCGCGAGCTATCCGAAGAGCAAGCGGGACGTGGACGAGCTGTCGGTGCTCGAGAAGGAGATGCTCGCGGCCGTGAAGAAAGGCGACGCGGAGACCATCATCGCTCGATGCGATGCATTCATCGAACGGGACTTCATCGACCTCGGCGCGCATCGGCTGTTGAAACATGCTCACAAGCAGCTCGGCCACCGCGACTTGGCCGAGTTTCATCGGTTCGTCGAGCTCGGCCTGCTGTCGTCGATCACGGCAGGGCACGATGGCAAGAGCCCAGCCACGGCTTGGCACGTCGTCAGGATCAAGGAGGAGTACTTCATTCTTCGTATGCTCGGCGCGGAGCCTCAGCTACAGCGCCTTCAGTTCATCGACGGTCATAACTACGACGTCATGGAGACGATCGACGAAAAAACGAAGCAGAACGCGACCTACTACTTCAATATCGATATTCACATCGAGGCTCTCGCCGGAAGACTCTCTCCCGGCACGAACCTCTAA
- a CDS encoding acyl-CoA dehydrogenase family protein, whose protein sequence is MIDFELTEEQRALIDTARRFARERIIPVVAECDREAHFPRPIFEEAWKIGLVNPTLPSEYGGQGLSDVDSSFITEELAYACTGIQTSMTANTLALTPIKLGGTEEQKKKYLGWLASEQILASYATTEPAAGSDVAGIQTRAVKDSAGGYVLNGTKCWITNASLASFYTIFATENPDLRHKGIGAFIVHRDAPGLSIGKHEDKMGQRASDTCQVVLEDVRVPAAQVLAAPGHGFKLAMETFNQTRPDIGAIAVGLMRRCLDESVAYAKERKTFGVPIAQHQMVQAMIAEMAIRIEATSLLVRKGAWNLDKGIRNPIVSSYAKAFGADAAMQCALDAVQIFGGNGYVKDYPVEKLMRDAKVLQIYEGTSQIQRIIIARHALGGG, encoded by the coding sequence ATGATCGATTTCGAGCTGACCGAAGAACAGCGCGCCCTGATTGACACCGCGCGTCGTTTTGCCCGCGAGCGCATCATCCCGGTTGTAGCCGAGTGTGATCGCGAAGCGCACTTCCCACGTCCCATCTTCGAGGAGGCGTGGAAGATCGGGCTGGTCAACCCGACGCTTCCGAGCGAGTACGGCGGACAGGGTCTCTCCGACGTGGACTCCTCGTTCATCACCGAGGAGCTCGCGTACGCGTGCACGGGCATCCAGACGAGCATGACGGCGAACACCCTCGCCCTCACGCCCATCAAGCTTGGCGGCACGGAGGAGCAGAAGAAGAAGTACCTCGGCTGGCTCGCCTCCGAACAAATCTTGGCCAGCTACGCCACCACGGAGCCGGCCGCAGGGAGCGACGTCGCCGGGATCCAGACGCGCGCGGTGAAGGACTCGGCCGGCGGCTATGTCCTCAATGGCACCAAGTGCTGGATCACCAACGCATCGCTCGCGAGCTTCTACACCATCTTCGCCACGGAGAACCCCGACCTGCGCCACAAGGGCATCGGCGCCTTCATCGTCCACCGCGACGCGCCGGGGCTGAGCATCGGCAAGCACGAGGACAAGATGGGTCAGCGCGCGAGCGACACCTGCCAGGTGGTGCTCGAAGACGTGCGGGTGCCGGCCGCGCAAGTGCTGGCGGCCCCCGGCCACGGCTTCAAGCTGGCGATGGAGACCTTCAACCAGACGCGCCCCGACATCGGTGCCATCGCCGTCGGCCTGATGCGCCGCTGCCTGGACGAAAGCGTCGCTTACGCCAAAGAGCGCAAGACCTTCGGCGTGCCCATCGCGCAACACCAGATGGTGCAAGCCATGATCGCGGAGATGGCCATCCGCATCGAGGCGACGAGCCTCCTCGTGCGCAAGGGAGCCTGGAACCTCGACAAGGGCATCCGCAACCCCATCGTCTCCAGCTACGCCAAGGCCTTCGGCGCCGACGCCGCCATGCAATGCGCGCTCGACGCCGTCCAAATCTTCGGCGGCAACGGCTACGTAAAGGATTACCCCGTCGAAAAACTGATGCGCGACGCGAAGGTCCTTCAAATCTACGAGGGCACGAGCCAAATCCAGCGCATCATCATCGCCCGTCACGCACTCGGCGGCGGTTGA